GAGGGAACGCCCCGGGGTGGTCGGCGACACGGTTGATCGGCGGAACCCGGCTCTCAAGGGCGGCGACCGAGTGCGGTACGCCCGCTGTTCTGTCCCCAAGTTGCCCCCACACTCATCGGGGCGGCCTGCGGGGGCATCCTCAGCAGTCCGCTTCGCATGCTCACGGTGTGTGCGCCTGGCAGGATTCGAACCTGCGGCCTTGGGATTAGAAGTCCCCTGCTCTATCCGCTGAGCTACAGGCGCATGGCGTGCCCGGCGAGGCCGGCGGCACGTGTGGTGCGCCAAGAGGGTACCGCCGAGCGGGGGTGTCGCGGTGGTACGGGGCCGGACGCCGTACGCGCTGCGCCGCCGCGCCCACTGTGTCACCGCCCCCGCCCACCGGACACCCGGTTTCCGCCCACCGGACAGCCCCGCCACCGTCCGCTGGATCGACCAAGGGCTTCGTGGGCGGATCCGTACCCAAGGTTCTTGACCGACAGCGGCGGGCGGCGGGGCTGGTGGCGGGGGTGGTCAGTTGGGGATGGGGTCGGCGGGCTGGTCGGGGGCGGGTGGGGGCAGGTCGCGCAGGTGCTTGTTGTTGCGGGGCTCCTGGCGGGTCTTGGCGTCGTTGAGCCGCCGCCGCAGGTCGTCCCGGCAGTCGTTGAGCGCCGCGTGCAGGTCCTCCTCGGTGGAGGTGGTGACGATCTTCTGCTGGCCGGCGATCCAGCACTCCAGGGTGACCTTCTGCCCCCGGGCCTCGCGGTCCTTGACCGACACCTCCAACTCGGTGGCGTCGGCGTGGAACCCGGCCAACCGGGCGTCCAGCGTCGCGAACTGCTCGGCGATCCAGTTTCGGTCGCCCTGGGAGAACCCGGCCCCGACGCGCAGGCACTCGGCGACGGTGGCGGGGTTCGTGACCGCGCTCATCGCCGCGCCTCACCGTGGGCGCGGGCGGCGACGTTCGTACCGGAGGGGCACGTTCTCGACATGGTGGTTGACCTTTCCCTGGGGCGATGCGGCGCTGTGGTCCGCGGGTCGTTCCGGTCCGTGGCCACGTCCGCTCCTTTCCTGGTACGCCGGCAGCTACGGCCGGTTGATCGGCAGGTACCCCGTCGGGGGCCCACCGGAAACGCGTTGCCGGTCGCTGCGGGCGCTCTGATCGTCGCCCGGCGTGCGGCCCCCGCCCCAGGGCCGATGGTCATAGCACACCGGGACCTTGATCAGGTTGTTGTCCACAGGCGGTCCCGTTGTCCACAGGTCGGCGACTCGGGGTGGCCCGGCGGGCGGCGGTGGGTCAGGCTCGGCGGCGAGTCGACTCACCTCACCAGCCCGGATCTCCC
The sequence above is a segment of the Micromonospora sp. WMMD882 genome. Coding sequences within it:
- a CDS encoding HPF/RaiA family ribosome-associated protein, with the protein product MSAVTNPATVAECLRVGAGFSQGDRNWIAEQFATLDARLAGFHADATELEVSVKDREARGQKVTLECWIAGQQKIVTTSTEEDLHAALNDCRDDLRRRLNDAKTRQEPRNNKHLRDLPPPAPDQPADPIPN